In Sulfurisphaera javensis, a single genomic region encodes these proteins:
- a CDS encoding ABC transporter substrate-binding protein, with amino-acid sequence MRVWGIVLAIVVIVGIMAGVLYSYYHTKSSTTFTPTSELRIVSLAPSDTQILIALGLGKYIVGMDYYSYSLLQYLNLTSEVPKNVTVLGQIYPPNITGILLLHPTVVVVEYGLEAPYISEMEKAGLNLLVTNSDYAYSFSQIEANIMKVAEYFNLTQRGEEIANWMNQKISEFSFSGNSTIAYLLYICPNLDFYTAGGNVFINSIIVQAGGINVFSTLSDYPVVSPSELLIQNPQIIIAQEVDNYSYTMSLISKIPGINNVTAYKENKIYIMGQLATDLFNEPGPLSVYSILLIHDIINGTAPHFINATWIKENLNISL; translated from the coding sequence ATGAGAGTTTGGGGAATTGTATTAGCGATAGTCGTAATAGTTGGAATTATGGCTGGTGTACTATATTCATATTATCATACAAAATCTTCTACTACATTCACACCAACTTCTGAACTAAGAATAGTAAGTTTAGCACCTAGTGATACACAAATACTTATTGCATTAGGATTAGGAAAATATATTGTAGGAATGGATTATTATTCATATTCTCTTTTACAATATCTTAACTTAACAAGCGAAGTTCCTAAAAATGTTACAGTTCTAGGTCAAATTTATCCCCCAAATATAACTGGTATATTATTACTTCATCCTACTGTTGTTGTTGTTGAGTATGGACTTGAGGCTCCTTACATTTCAGAAATGGAAAAAGCTGGCTTAAATCTCCTGGTTACAAACTCAGATTATGCATATTCATTCTCTCAGATAGAGGCAAATATAATGAAAGTCGCAGAATATTTTAACTTGACACAAAGAGGAGAAGAAATAGCAAACTGGATGAACCAGAAAATTTCTGAATTTTCATTTTCTGGTAATTCAACAATAGCATATCTCTTATACATATGTCCTAATCTTGATTTTTACACGGCTGGTGGAAATGTATTTATTAATAGTATAATAGTACAAGCTGGTGGGATTAACGTTTTCTCAACGCTTTCTGATTATCCTGTAGTTTCTCCCAGCGAACTTTTAATACAAAATCCGCAAATAATTATTGCTCAAGAAGTTGATAATTACTCTTATACAATGTCATTAATCTCTAAGATCCCTGGAATAAATAACGTTACAGCTTACAAGGAAAATAAAATTTATATTATGGGTCAGTTGGCAACTGACTTATTTAATGAGCCAGGACCACTATCAGTTTACTCAATACTCTTAATTCACGACATTATTAATGGTACAGCCCCTCATTTCATTAACGCAACATGGATAAAAGAGAATTTGAACATTTCCTTGTGA
- a CDS encoding ABC transporter ATP-binding protein, with protein MLVKGLKVKINGKIILDLDVALALSQGINLILGPNGSGKTTLLRTIIGMIKPYQGEIEKKEELSYSPSEFYSPNIKVKDVILSGKKKGEYEKFTKILDIETLLDRDFMTLSSGEKRKVIIAKALAEGDLVIMDEPFSNLDISNRKKIIDTLVSLKREKQFLITSHELDIVNFADNVIVMKKGKIVYQGDKEGITEELLSSVYETPIRKVSINDYTFFITY; from the coding sequence ATGCTGGTCAAGGGGTTGAAAGTTAAAATAAATGGAAAGATTATTCTTGATCTTGATGTTGCTCTAGCTCTATCACAAGGAATTAATCTTATCCTAGGACCTAATGGTTCTGGGAAAACTACACTGTTAAGAACCATAATAGGAATGATAAAACCTTATCAAGGCGAAATAGAGAAAAAAGAAGAGCTATCTTACTCTCCATCAGAATTTTATTCACCAAACATTAAGGTTAAAGACGTAATACTTTCTGGCAAAAAGAAAGGAGAATATGAGAAATTTACTAAAATTCTAGATATTGAAACCCTTTTAGATAGGGATTTCATGACATTAAGTTCTGGTGAGAAAAGAAAAGTAATAATAGCTAAAGCTTTAGCGGAAGGAGACTTAGTGATTATGGATGAACCTTTTTCAAATCTTGATATTTCAAATAGAAAGAAAATCATTGACACATTAGTCTCACTAAAAAGAGAAAAACAATTCTTAATAACTTCCCATGAGCTAGATATAGTTAACTTTGCTGATAACGTTATAGTAATGAAAAAAGGAAAGATTGTTTATCAAGGAGACAAAGAAGGAATAACTGAAGAGTTACTTTCATCAGTCTATGAAACACCTATAAGAAAAGTTTCAATTAATGATTACACATTTTTCATAACATATTAA
- a CDS encoding energy-coupling factor transporter transmembrane protein EcfT: MSYPLINVIISWYLYLFGVTFLVYILFVALGVKGFKELTTYVEKKTLLHRINPLTKIIILLLVTIVASQSIWWIGATLGVIAFSLFIPLKRVKVVSLFTFMQVFGMTWGFAIYTSPSLIQQLFGNKLTTIWVFPSYFIYFGVVPDLTLQALIYGFQVAMRVWSMFLFSILILMTTTTSEVIRALSKFKVPLSITFAITIAMISIPRIFEIADTAYKIQVMRGENKFIAFFQSIIPTTIFLFKSAKITGISAETRCFMAKKERTELYDMPLTSVDKVIITTGILLTAIDLYLVAIGLIPAIPFH; encoded by the coding sequence ATGAGTTACCCGTTGATTAATGTAATAATAAGTTGGTATCTTTACTTATTTGGAGTAACTTTTCTAGTTTACATACTGTTTGTTGCTCTGGGAGTAAAAGGATTTAAAGAGTTAACAACTTATGTAGAGAAAAAGACATTGTTACACAGAATAAATCCACTTACAAAGATTATAATTTTACTTTTAGTTACTATAGTTGCATCACAATCTATTTGGTGGATTGGTGCAACACTAGGAGTTATCGCGTTTTCTTTATTTATCCCGTTAAAAAGAGTTAAGGTTGTATCGTTGTTTACCTTTATGCAAGTATTTGGAATGACATGGGGATTCGCAATTTACACTTCTCCATCTCTTATTCAACAACTTTTTGGAAATAAACTAACTACAATCTGGGTTTTTCCTTCATATTTTATTTATTTTGGCGTAGTTCCAGACTTAACTTTACAAGCATTAATATACGGTTTTCAAGTAGCTATGAGAGTATGGAGCATGTTTCTCTTCTCAATTCTTATCTTAATGACAACTACAACATCAGAAGTAATAAGAGCATTATCAAAGTTCAAAGTACCATTAAGCATAACATTTGCAATAACAATTGCAATGATCTCTATTCCAAGAATATTTGAAATTGCTGATACAGCTTATAAAATTCAAGTTATGAGGGGAGAAAATAAGTTTATAGCCTTCTTTCAATCAATTATTCCTACAACTATATTTCTATTTAAAAGTGCAAAAATAACTGGAATCTCAGCAGAAACTAGATGTTTTATGGCTAAGAAAGAGAGAACGGAACTTTATGACATGCCTTTAACTAGTGTAGATAAAGTTATAATTACAACGGGGATTTTACTGACAGCAATAGACCTTTACCTAGTAGCAATAGGTCTTATACCAGCTATTCCGTTCCATTAA
- a CDS encoding RAD55 family ATPase produces MKVGVKILDDIVDFPEGSTILMFGPIGSGKSKIVKSIAKNFLYKDMGVLYLATEEDPRKILSTLNGDKLRVVNLFSDLIRDPRIIQGFNLITDLKNVMKDVSLVILDSINEFAIQLDVNQLIQFIKTIIATVYSADALAIITYNSGNDDTDYVMSMVEYLFDGIIQLDVEEDISVKSLRVLRMKNRKHDTNWHFFKIEEEIIPVDASIIATNLKSIQK; encoded by the coding sequence ATGAAAGTTGGAGTTAAGATTTTGGATGATATAGTAGATTTTCCAGAAGGGTCAACAATATTAATGTTTGGTCCTATTGGAAGTGGAAAAAGTAAAATTGTAAAGTCAATTGCTAAGAATTTCCTTTATAAAGATATGGGAGTTCTCTATTTAGCTACTGAAGAAGATCCAAGGAAAATATTATCTACATTAAATGGTGATAAACTAAGAGTAGTCAATCTATTCTCTGATCTAATAAGAGATCCTAGGATAATTCAAGGATTTAATTTAATTACTGATCTAAAAAATGTAATGAAGGATGTTTCTCTTGTTATTCTAGATTCAATAAATGAATTTGCTATACAGCTAGATGTTAATCAGCTAATTCAGTTCATTAAGACTATAATAGCTACTGTCTATTCAGCTGATGCTTTAGCTATAATAACTTATAATTCTGGAAATGATGACACTGATTATGTTATGAGTATGGTTGAATACTTATTTGACGGAATTATTCAGCTGGATGTGGAAGAAGATATTTCAGTAAAGTCATTAAGGGTTTTGAGAATGAAAAATAGGAAACATGACACTAACTGGCACTTCTTTAAGATTGAAGAAGAAATTATACCTGTTGATGCTTCTATAATAGCAACGAATCTAAAAAGTATACAGAAATAG
- a CDS encoding MarR family transcriptional regulator, with the protein MSEKVTFPDGREVDLHEFIAFMYGLSRSDVDVLHLLLESKEKLDADEIADKLKVTKASVSKSLNNLLDKGLIQRDKAEESEKRKGRPSYVYWVDKEKLYLKLEKDLEALATIMKEGLEKHISP; encoded by the coding sequence ATGAGTGAGAAAGTTACTTTCCCCGATGGAAGAGAAGTAGACTTACATGAGTTCATAGCATTCATGTATGGTTTGTCTAGAAGTGATGTAGATGTTTTGCACTTACTTTTAGAGTCAAAAGAAAAACTTGATGCTGATGAAATAGCTGATAAGTTAAAAGTAACTAAAGCGTCAGTAAGTAAATCCCTCAACAACCTCTTAGATAAGGGATTAATACAAAGAGATAAGGCTGAAGAAAGTGAAAAGAGAAAAGGTAGACCAAGTTATGTTTATTGGGTTGACAAAGAGAAACTGTATCTTAAACTAGAAAAAGATTTAGAAGCATTAGCTACTATAATGAAAGAAGGATTGGAAAAGCATATTTCACCATAA
- a CDS encoding mechanosensitive ion channel family protein yields MNRLLTLSIILFIIIGIAIATTVILSVVLHISVTITSVINAVLIGGVGVVSVYIISNIIKYRASNVVGKTTAESLSLVIQFIGYTVIVILALTAVHVGVTSALFGGTVFGLVVGLALQTSLSNVFSGIFLILSRPFNIGDRVTITTWQYGLLAPTYPPKFWSNDFLIPGYTGVIIDINLMYTIILTDENVVMKIPNSIMIQAAVFVHSEEYRLVRTKYEIPKDLDPDIVIPRLKERLSKLDFIVKEPVIKVLDTTLNTYVLGIDTYCKGQYEEPPRSEIIKVIMKTIKEIQSVKINEKDNTH; encoded by the coding sequence ATGAACCGCCTTTTAACACTCTCTATCATATTATTTATAATTATAGGAATAGCAATAGCTACTACGGTAATTCTCTCAGTAGTATTACATATATCAGTAACAATAACTTCAGTAATAAATGCAGTATTGATAGGAGGAGTTGGAGTAGTTTCTGTCTATATAATATCGAATATTATAAAGTACAGAGCCAGTAATGTAGTAGGTAAGACAACAGCTGAAAGTCTTAGTTTGGTTATTCAATTTATTGGTTATACTGTAATAGTTATTTTGGCATTAACAGCAGTTCATGTAGGTGTAACTAGTGCTTTATTTGGTGGTACTGTATTTGGCTTAGTTGTTGGTTTAGCTTTGCAAACTTCATTATCAAATGTCTTCTCTGGAATTTTCCTAATTCTAAGTAGACCTTTTAATATTGGTGATAGAGTGACCATAACAACTTGGCAGTATGGCTTATTAGCTCCAACTTATCCGCCAAAATTTTGGTCAAATGACTTTTTAATTCCAGGTTATACTGGAGTAATTATTGACATAAATTTAATGTATACTATCATTCTTACTGATGAAAACGTTGTAATGAAAATACCAAATAGCATTATGATTCAAGCTGCTGTCTTTGTTCATAGTGAAGAATATAGATTAGTTAGAACTAAATATGAGATACCAAAAGATTTAGACCCAGATATAGTAATACCAAGACTAAAGGAAAGACTAAGCAAGTTAGACTTCATAGTAAAAGAGCCAGTAATTAAAGTCCTTGACACAACTTTGAATACTTACGTTTTAGGAATAGATACTTATTGTAAAGGACAATATGAAGAACCGCCTAGAAGTGAGATAATTAAAGTTATTATGAAAACAATAAAAGAGATTCAATCAGTGAAAATTAATGAGAAAGATAATACTCACTAG
- a CDS encoding transcriptional regulator, producing the protein MKLATPCEEAFKVEVPILRTAIAKTLVERGMPVVKASKIVGISATTYEKNIKEKKEEVEKVLMDEEIRDMIEALAGRILANQTVETTSFCMLCATARKLFNLPPCPLY; encoded by the coding sequence ATGAAATTAGCTACACCTTGTGAAGAGGCCTTTAAGGTTGAAGTACCAATACTCAGAACTGCAATTGCAAAAACCCTAGTAGAGAGGGGAATGCCAGTTGTGAAGGCATCAAAAATTGTAGGAATCTCAGCAACTACATATGAAAAAAACATAAAGGAAAAAAAGGAAGAAGTTGAAAAAGTCTTAATGGATGAAGAAATCAGAGATATGATTGAAGCACTGGCCGGTAGAATATTAGCTAATCAAACAGTAGAAACGACTAGCTTTTGTATGTTATGTGCCACAGCAAGAAAATTATTTAATTTACCACCTTGTCCTTTATACTAG
- a CDS encoding DUF364 domain-containing protein: MRIIDYLVSLAKEKDYEVKNVTIGLTWTCVLSKNCGMALTYKLPLFGEIANAGELENYTTGKLAELLYSWNLLEASVGLAAINSVIDPLWNYRGNGLDFMLEMSKGKKVVMIGKFPNVEKFKEIAQQFIILELNPYLIDPLNNIFPSTASEFVIEEADVLIITSSTIINKSVDRLIQLGKKAYKILVGPSTPMIKDLLDFVDALAGIKVNDPQNLIKKISQGYGMVKPSDILDFIILAK, translated from the coding sequence ATGAGAATAATAGATTACCTAGTTTCCTTAGCTAAAGAGAAAGATTATGAAGTAAAAAACGTAACGATTGGATTAACATGGACTTGTGTTTTATCAAAGAATTGCGGAATGGCATTAACTTATAAACTTCCTCTATTTGGAGAAATTGCTAATGCGGGGGAATTGGAGAATTACACTACAGGTAAACTTGCCGAACTTCTTTATTCTTGGAATCTTTTAGAAGCTAGTGTTGGTTTAGCAGCTATTAATTCTGTAATTGACCCCTTATGGAATTATAGGGGAAATGGATTAGACTTTATGCTTGAAATGTCAAAAGGTAAGAAAGTTGTTATGATTGGTAAATTTCCCAACGTAGAGAAGTTTAAGGAAATTGCTCAACAATTTATTATTCTTGAGTTAAATCCTTATTTAATTGATCCATTAAACAACATTTTCCCATCAACAGCTAGTGAATTTGTTATTGAAGAAGCTGATGTTCTCATTATTACCTCTTCAACAATAATTAATAAATCTGTAGATAGACTTATTCAATTAGGTAAGAAAGCCTACAAAATCTTAGTTGGTCCAAGTACGCCAATGATTAAGGATTTACTTGATTTTGTTGATGCTTTAGCTGGTATTAAGGTTAATGATCCTCAAAATCTTATTAAAAAAATTAGCCAAGGTTATGGGATGGTTAAGCCTTCTGATATCTTAGATTTTATCATTCTTGCAAAATAG
- a CDS encoding plasma-membrane proton-efflux P-type ATPase, whose protein sequence is MEKEELIKADVQKVVEILQTDVNKGLSEKEAQERLKKYGYNAVEEEKRNPLKELGKKFWNATAWVLEVAAVLSYVLGRYLDFYIIVALIIFNAFLSFSEEQRANKALELLKQKLQVQARVLRNGEWKLIPARLLVPGDIVRVRAGDFVPADVKIIHGEVEVDQSALTGESLSVYRRNNEVIYSGSIIRRGEATGIVILTGQNTYFGKTVELVKIAKPRLRVEKVVSKIVFWMMIIVVALLGVSGIVFILKGENILQFLPLALVLIVAAIPIALPAMFSISLALGSQELSKAGVLVTRLDAIEGASTMNVLCSDKTGTITLNKLSVHRVIPINGDEREVVLYGALASTEANQDPIDLAFINKAKEMGLDLTSWQVKEFIPFDPSTRRTESFVIKEGKSLRLTKGSIDAISKLCGLENTEEIYMKAEEEAKIGCRVLAVAKREEGEKWKLVGLVSLRDPPRPDSAELIKELKDLGVKVIMLTGDAEPIAKQIAKEVGIGENVIRVSDVKEKPEMIEKVDGLAEVYPEDKYSVVKLLQQKGYVVGMTGDGVNDAPALRQADVGIAVSNATDVAKAAAAVVLTLPGLRNIVDMIKIGRQIYERVRIWVLSRITRTFQNVIFVALAFILFAKFIISTFGMVLLLFMFDFVTLTMSTDNVSWPKKPAVWNINQLVIVSAILGSIMIVESFIALYFILSLPLHVMQTLIFAYLLYSNIFNLLNVREIKNFWESMPSKTMLISMIADIIISFIIVTFGIPGITPAPIKYTIIIFGLALFFNLIVNNFVKLGIEKFTKIQW, encoded by the coding sequence ATGGAAAAAGAGGAGTTAATTAAGGCAGATGTACAAAAAGTTGTTGAGATTTTGCAGACTGACGTAAACAAGGGTTTAAGCGAAAAGGAAGCACAAGAAAGACTAAAAAAGTATGGTTATAATGCTGTTGAAGAGGAGAAAAGAAATCCATTAAAGGAATTGGGAAAAAAATTTTGGAATGCTACAGCGTGGGTTTTAGAAGTTGCAGCAGTGCTTTCTTATGTTTTAGGTAGATATCTTGATTTTTACATAATTGTTGCTCTTATTATATTTAATGCTTTCTTAAGTTTTTCTGAAGAGCAAAGAGCGAATAAAGCTTTAGAATTACTTAAGCAAAAATTACAAGTTCAAGCTAGAGTTCTCAGGAATGGAGAATGGAAATTAATTCCAGCTAGATTGCTTGTCCCGGGAGATATAGTAAGAGTTAGGGCTGGTGATTTTGTCCCTGCCGATGTTAAAATAATTCATGGAGAAGTCGAGGTAGATCAATCAGCATTAACTGGAGAGTCACTCTCTGTTTATAGAAGAAATAATGAAGTAATTTATTCTGGAAGCATAATAAGGAGAGGAGAAGCAACAGGGATTGTAATATTAACGGGACAGAATACATATTTTGGAAAAACCGTTGAGTTAGTTAAGATTGCTAAGCCAAGACTTAGAGTAGAGAAGGTTGTTTCAAAAATTGTCTTCTGGATGATGATAATAGTTGTAGCTCTTTTAGGAGTTTCTGGTATCGTCTTCATTCTAAAGGGAGAGAATATTCTCCAATTTTTACCGTTAGCTTTAGTTTTGATTGTTGCAGCAATTCCTATAGCTTTGCCAGCTATGTTTAGCATATCTCTAGCCTTAGGAAGTCAAGAGTTATCTAAAGCTGGAGTATTAGTAACTAGGTTAGATGCAATTGAAGGAGCTTCAACAATGAACGTGCTATGTAGTGATAAGACCGGAACAATTACTCTGAATAAGCTTTCAGTACATAGGGTTATTCCTATTAATGGTGATGAAAGGGAAGTAGTGTTATATGGTGCGTTAGCTTCAACAGAGGCGAATCAAGATCCAATTGACTTAGCCTTTATAAATAAGGCTAAAGAGATGGGTTTAGATCTCACTAGTTGGCAAGTGAAAGAGTTTATTCCTTTTGATCCTTCAACTAGAAGGACGGAAAGTTTTGTCATAAAAGAAGGGAAAAGTCTAAGGCTTACTAAAGGTTCAATTGATGCTATAAGTAAACTTTGTGGTTTAGAAAATACTGAAGAAATTTACATGAAGGCTGAAGAAGAGGCTAAAATTGGTTGTAGGGTTTTAGCTGTAGCTAAAAGAGAAGAGGGAGAAAAATGGAAATTGGTTGGATTAGTTTCATTAAGAGATCCACCAAGACCAGATTCCGCTGAGTTAATAAAGGAACTAAAAGATCTTGGAGTTAAAGTTATTATGTTAACTGGTGATGCTGAGCCTATTGCTAAACAAATTGCTAAAGAGGTAGGAATTGGAGAGAATGTGATTAGGGTTTCTGATGTGAAAGAGAAACCAGAAATGATAGAGAAAGTTGATGGATTAGCTGAAGTTTATCCAGAGGATAAGTACAGTGTTGTAAAACTTCTTCAACAGAAAGGTTATGTAGTTGGAATGACTGGGGATGGAGTAAATGATGCACCAGCATTAAGACAAGCTGATGTTGGAATTGCTGTAAGTAATGCTACTGATGTAGCTAAGGCTGCTGCAGCAGTTGTATTAACCTTACCTGGATTGAGGAATATAGTTGATATGATAAAGATTGGTAGGCAAATATATGAAAGGGTAAGAATATGGGTATTGAGTAGAATAACTAGAACTTTTCAGAATGTGATTTTCGTTGCTTTAGCGTTTATTTTGTTTGCAAAGTTTATAATTTCTACGTTTGGTATGGTTTTGCTACTTTTTATGTTCGATTTTGTAACGCTTACAATGTCTACTGATAATGTTTCTTGGCCAAAGAAACCTGCTGTATGGAATATCAACCAGCTAGTTATAGTTTCAGCAATTCTAGGAAGCATTATGATAGTGGAATCATTTATCGCTCTCTATTTCATTTTGAGTTTACCATTACATGTTATGCAAACTCTCATTTTCGCTTATCTGTTATATTCCAATATATTTAATTTGCTCAATGTAAGGGAAATAAAGAACTTTTGGGAAAGTATGCCTAGTAAGACTATGTTAATCTCAATGATTGCTGATATAATAATATCATTTATTATAGTAACTTTTGGAATTCCAGGTATAACTCCTGCTCCAATAAAGTATACTATAATAATATTTGGTCTAGCTTTGTTCTTTAATTTAATTGTAAATAACTTTGTAAAGCTAGGGATAGAAAAGTTCACTAAAATACAGTGGTAA
- a CDS encoding ABC transporter ATP-binding protein, giving the protein MNFVKIKDLKVKYPESENYSLQIDELEIDEGETVLVTGKSGSGKSTFANVINGVIPKLLEADVKGKIEIFSQDISPLSVHDISLLVGTLLQDPDSQILNYFVRDEIAFPLENLAFPKEEIMKRVQEASEWVGITHLLDRETFTLSGGEKQRVVLASILAIDPKGLILDEPTSSLDSKGTKDVLERIKGLRKGKSVILVEHKVSKVIDFVDRILVIEQGKIIYNLKPSDALKMSEELEKLGIETPTKLPKVEKRKGEKTLYLSVEVKTKKGKKLVDVETYLNAGEITAIMGINGSGKSTLLKAISGLLSKDLLFEGKITIGNKDLTRVNLKERGKYIAYLPQDVDLLFIKRSVEDEIRYSMKLRGIKDEKLLEDLLTKFSLLGVRKNDPFLISVGQKRRTAIASILASGVKVILLDEPTTGQDWYHRKILGEDLKKLDNHVIVVVTHDPRFAYLFADRVLVLYEGKIVLDGTPDEVLPLAVKYGVVTKEEVENELPVD; this is encoded by the coding sequence ATGAACTTCGTAAAAATTAAGGATTTGAAGGTAAAGTATCCAGAAAGTGAAAACTATTCTCTTCAAATTGACGAACTTGAAATAGATGAAGGAGAAACAGTACTAGTTACTGGAAAATCTGGTTCTGGGAAATCTACTTTTGCAAATGTTATAAATGGAGTTATTCCAAAGCTCTTGGAGGCAGATGTTAAAGGTAAAATTGAGATTTTTTCTCAAGATATCTCCCCTCTTTCAGTTCATGATATTTCACTTCTTGTAGGAACTCTTTTACAAGATCCAGATAGTCAAATACTCAACTACTTTGTTAGAGATGAGATTGCTTTCCCTCTCGAAAACCTTGCTTTCCCTAAAGAGGAAATAATGAAAAGAGTTCAAGAAGCATCAGAATGGGTTGGTATAACTCACTTACTAGATAGAGAAACTTTCACACTTTCTGGAGGAGAAAAGCAAAGAGTAGTATTGGCTAGCATTTTGGCCATAGATCCTAAAGGATTAATTTTAGATGAACCAACATCAAGTTTAGATTCTAAAGGAACTAAAGACGTTTTAGAAAGGATTAAAGGATTAAGAAAGGGGAAAAGCGTAATTTTAGTTGAACATAAAGTAAGTAAAGTTATTGACTTTGTTGACAGAATTCTTGTTATAGAACAAGGGAAAATAATTTACAATTTGAAACCATCTGATGCTTTAAAAATGAGTGAAGAGTTAGAAAAACTTGGAATTGAAACTCCAACTAAGTTACCAAAAGTAGAAAAAAGAAAAGGAGAGAAAACACTTTACCTTTCAGTTGAAGTAAAAACTAAAAAAGGGAAAAAGTTAGTAGATGTTGAAACATACCTAAACGCTGGAGAAATAACTGCAATTATGGGAATTAATGGAAGTGGAAAAAGCACATTGCTTAAAGCAATTTCGGGCTTACTCTCAAAAGACTTATTATTTGAAGGCAAGATAACGATAGGTAATAAAGACTTAACAAGAGTTAACCTTAAGGAAAGAGGAAAATACATAGCTTATTTGCCTCAAGATGTAGATTTACTCTTTATAAAAAGAAGTGTTGAGGACGAAATAAGATATTCAATGAAACTAAGAGGGATTAAGGATGAAAAGTTATTGGAAGACCTTCTCACCAAGTTCTCCTTGCTAGGAGTTAGGAAAAATGATCCGTTTTTAATTTCAGTTGGGCAAAAAAGAAGAACTGCGATTGCATCAATTTTAGCTTCTGGAGTTAAAGTTATCTTACTTGATGAACCGACAACTGGCCAAGATTGGTACCACAGAAAAATTCTTGGCGAGGATTTGAAAAAACTTGATAATCATGTAATAGTAGTAGTTACTCACGATCCCAGATTTGCTTATCTTTTTGCGGATAGAGTTCTTGTTCTTTATGAAGGAAAAATTGTTCTTGATGGTACACCAGATGAAGTTCTTCCTTTAGCTGTAAAGTATGGAGTAGTAACAAAGGAGGAGGTTGAGAATGAGTTACCCGTTGATTAA
- a CDS encoding FecCD family ABC transporter permease: MDKLSYHVLKYIFVILLPISFFLGLIFGEVRLSISQILHPSGVYSIILFDIRLPTVISAMLIGVLISLSGAILQHLLKNPLVDPYISGTASGGAFGAVLTYFLLAFNLPFSWLIYFQPIVAFFTATLATLITVGIGRKGNVYAIVVGGVVVSYIFSSLTTILLVIFQQKYPQIPPLTFWLLGEISIIGWEDVIILFILTVVMLFLTIKFSRVIDLVAISDEISYTHNINPGKFRLFWLLLVSLVTAYIVSIAGIIGFVGIIVPHIARRIDGSMRGLSVYSPLIGSVIMEFSNIVSRGIFGTIIPITAITALIASPLIISILVRVNAGQGVES; this comes from the coding sequence ATGGATAAGCTATCCTATCATGTGTTAAAGTACATTTTTGTAATTCTATTACCAATATCTTTTTTTCTTGGCTTAATTTTTGGAGAGGTTAGACTTAGTATAAGTCAAATTCTTCATCCTAGTGGAGTTTATTCAATTATCCTTTTTGATATTAGATTACCTACAGTCATTTCAGCAATGTTAATTGGGGTTTTAATCTCTCTCAGTGGTGCAATACTTCAGCACTTACTTAAAAATCCTTTAGTTGATCCTTATATTTCGGGTACAGCTTCTGGCGGAGCTTTTGGAGCAGTCTTGACTTATTTTCTTTTAGCCTTTAATCTTCCATTTTCATGGCTAATTTATTTTCAACCTATTGTAGCATTTTTCACAGCAACACTGGCAACTTTAATTACCGTAGGGATTGGTAGAAAGGGAAATGTTTATGCTATTGTTGTGGGTGGTGTTGTTGTTTCTTACATTTTTTCATCATTAACAACAATTCTTTTGGTAATTTTTCAGCAAAAATATCCTCAAATTCCTCCACTTACATTTTGGTTATTGGGAGAAATTAGCATTATAGGATGGGAGGACGTTATAATACTTTTCATATTAACGGTAGTAATGCTTTTCCTTACAATTAAGTTCTCTAGAGTAATTGATTTAGTTGCCATAAGCGATGAAATTAGTTATACTCATAATATTAACCCGGGTAAGTTTAGATTATTTTGGTTATTACTTGTTAGCTTAGTTACGGCTTATATAGTTTCTATTGCCGGAATAATAGGTTTTGTAGGAATCATTGTACCTCATATAGCAAGGAGAATAGATGGAAGTATGAGAGGATTATCAGTCTATTCACCTCTAATAGGTTCAGTGATTATGGAATTCAGTAATATAGTATCAAGAGGTATATTTGGGACTATAATTCCAATAACTGCAATTACTGCATTGATAGCTTCCCCTTTAATTATTTCAATTCTGGTGAGAGTAAATGCTGGTCAAGGGGTTGAAAGTTAA